The Algoriphagus sanaruensis genome window below encodes:
- a CDS encoding ubiquinol-cytochrome c reductase iron-sulfur subunit produces METPILTKSGNLTESRRKFIEKAGASLIISTLGAAFFTSCVSSDDTNPNNSNPPGNSSSGIVISGTTITIDLTIQTGLNTSGAWLLIQNATTLVANVNGSFVALTAVCTHSGCSDNWTFSNSRFTCTCHGSVFDPSGRVLNGPATSPLTQYTARVSNNTLTITR; encoded by the coding sequence ATGGAAACACCTATCCTCACCAAATCTGGGAATCTTACAGAATCCCGAAGGAAATTTATCGAGAAAGCCGGAGCTAGTCTGATTATTTCCACGCTTGGAGCAGCATTTTTTACCTCCTGCGTAAGTTCCGACGACACCAACCCAAACAATTCAAATCCTCCGGGAAATTCCAGTTCGGGAATCGTGATTTCGGGCACCACCATCACCATTGATTTAACCATCCAAACGGGTTTGAATACTTCTGGAGCATGGTTACTGATTCAAAACGCGACAACTCTAGTTGCTAATGTCAATGGATCCTTTGTCGCCTTGACTGCAGTTTGTACCCATTCAGGTTGTTCGGATAATTGGACTTTTTCTAACAGTAGATTTACCTGTACCTGTCACGGTTCTGTCTTTGATCCTTCTGGTAGGGTGTTAAATGGTCCTGCCACTTCGCCTTTGACCCAATATACCGCTCGAGTTTCCAACAATACACTGACCATCACCCGATGA
- a CDS encoding YceI family protein yields the protein MKYWIGLVLFLLSSSNYILAQQFTAQDGKVEFLSKAPLNEFTGVSEQLNGLVDLKENVLDFYVDLNTLKTGIALRDKHMRENYLETEKFPFAEFTGKLDRIPALSQEWTTVTATGNFKIHGISKPISVQGKLRKTPSGNLELSGSFTVRLSDYQIDIPKLVFYELAEEQTVSLNLQLKPKR from the coding sequence ATGAAATATTGGATTGGCTTGGTCTTGTTCCTGCTGTCCAGTTCAAATTACATACTTGCACAGCAGTTTACGGCTCAAGATGGCAAGGTCGAATTTCTGTCCAAAGCTCCCTTGAATGAGTTTACGGGTGTTTCAGAGCAACTCAATGGCTTGGTTGATTTGAAGGAAAATGTGCTGGACTTTTATGTGGACTTGAATACGCTGAAAACAGGAATTGCACTCAGAGACAAGCACATGAGGGAGAATTATCTGGAAACGGAGAAATTCCCATTCGCAGAGTTTACCGGAAAATTAGATCGAATTCCAGCGCTAAGTCAGGAGTGGACGACGGTCACTGCTACAGGTAATTTTAAAATCCATGGAATCTCCAAACCGATTTCAGTCCAAGGAAAACTTCGCAAAACTCCATCCGGAAATTTAGAATTGAGTGGCTCATTTACGGTTCGACTGAGTGATTACCAGATCGATATTCCCAAGCTTGTTTTTTATGAATTGGCGGAAGAACAGACCGTCAGTTTAAACCTTCAATTGAAGCCTAAGCGGTAA
- a CDS encoding DUF5777 family beta-barrel protein, giving the protein MKRILLFLFLLSSSGFAQAQLERKLANPNQPVDLTFHAPRHINLLTVEPLGPKTMHFSIMHTFGTVGSGVENFFGLDNGANIQFSFEFGLSEKLSLGVARSSQDKVYSTFARYHLLQQTQSNSIPVSISVAGGVGIITNSYKFLPVSEQPDFQDRWVYSGQVMFARRFSPKFSAQASPMIALFANPLSVYQIQGNQNFYLALGLSGKWKVSERSSLTLQYIPNLNSKLRNNLGIGWDVEAGGHVFQMYFVTSQSLNEAYLLAGGNGVPGEGFRLGFNVNRVFAQGQKKGKN; this is encoded by the coding sequence ATGAAGCGAATTTTATTATTCCTCTTTTTGCTTTCTAGTTCAGGATTTGCCCAAGCACAACTCGAACGAAAACTCGCCAATCCCAACCAACCCGTTGATCTTACTTTTCATGCACCAAGGCATATAAATCTGCTTACTGTAGAGCCTCTTGGACCCAAGACCATGCATTTTTCAATTATGCATACCTTTGGAACGGTGGGTTCAGGCGTGGAGAATTTTTTCGGATTGGACAATGGTGCCAATATTCAATTCAGTTTTGAATTTGGACTGAGCGAAAAACTTTCCTTGGGTGTGGCGAGAAGCAGTCAAGATAAGGTCTACTCGACCTTTGCTCGCTATCACCTCCTTCAGCAAACTCAAAGCAATTCTATTCCAGTTTCCATCAGTGTGGCAGGCGGCGTAGGAATCATTACCAATTCGTACAAATTCCTTCCTGTTTCCGAGCAACCTGATTTTCAAGATCGTTGGGTTTATTCAGGGCAAGTGATGTTTGCGAGGAGGTTTTCTCCAAAATTCAGTGCCCAAGCTTCTCCGATGATTGCTCTATTTGCAAATCCTTTGTCGGTGTATCAAATCCAAGGGAATCAGAATTTTTACTTGGCCTTGGGATTGAGCGGGAAATGGAAAGTATCTGAGCGCTCTTCCTTGACCCTGCAGTATATCCCAAATTTAAATTCAAAGCTTCGAAATAATCTAGGAATCGGCTGGGATGTAGAAGCCGGAGGACATGTGTTCCAAATGTATTTTGTGACTTCCCAAAGTTTAAATGAGGCCTATTTATTAGCCGGAGGAAATGGAGTACCTGGGGAAGGGTTTCGATTGGGATTCAATGTGAATCGGGTGTTCGCACAAGGGCAGAAAAAGGGTAAAAATTAA
- a CDS encoding ArnT family glycosyltransferase, with translation MPISLNYSSKALAFFAGAIFLLVYWVIGYDGITFSDDVYYLIAGKKFWEGSMQINSHHFSSRWGAYGPAGFLGMVVGFDPHRVSLISGLSYVISLGLLIRILPKESNPILLSLWFCTQVFFLHFLTKVYPDSLLILWVSLIGFSAIYRQKQPIWAAFGIIAGLFIGFMTKETIVFLAPFPFFLALWDWKKSQFSMPFYGSVMGFGVLVLALYLGYFAWFYGDPLYRISSINAGHYISEYTYADKGMTAILRRITYLPILTFVERGYWLWLVMSIPGVLLAWKKGQNEGVVFSLLSGCLLLGFWLMSSTLAFYNPIYLNPRHLIILIPGLAFLIALGWNFWEENQSLKKLLLILFALGIGISLFQQDWKMAGFQLAIGTVLFWNKVQMKLPIIAILLLVPSLAAVRYQKTIKDYNGFMDSLEKNLEDSKNQTPILTHNFIHFSREVLVLEDTIKQKLLLPIEKLDSLKSHLPSEIRVFLYDYYKHAYPKEQEDVDRLEQFLLENYTQVEVRQEGLTNTRRFQKRN, from the coding sequence ATGCCGATCTCATTGAACTATTCATCCAAAGCCTTAGCCTTTTTTGCAGGAGCCATATTTCTTTTGGTTTACTGGGTCATTGGATATGACGGCATCACTTTTTCAGATGATGTATATTACCTGATCGCCGGAAAGAAATTCTGGGAAGGAAGCATGCAAATCAATTCCCATCACTTCTCAAGTCGTTGGGGAGCCTATGGTCCAGCTGGATTTTTAGGAATGGTGGTCGGTTTTGATCCTCATCGAGTTTCCCTTATTTCAGGATTGAGTTATGTGATTAGCCTCGGACTTTTGATTCGAATATTACCTAAGGAAAGCAATCCAATTTTACTTAGTCTTTGGTTTTGTACCCAAGTTTTTTTCCTTCATTTTCTCACCAAAGTCTATCCGGACTCCTTATTGATTCTTTGGGTCAGTCTGATAGGTTTCTCAGCTATTTATCGTCAAAAACAACCGATTTGGGCAGCTTTTGGAATAATTGCTGGTCTGTTTATAGGTTTTATGACCAAGGAGACCATCGTATTTTTGGCGCCTTTTCCCTTCTTTCTCGCACTGTGGGATTGGAAAAAAAGTCAGTTTTCAATGCCATTTTACGGATCGGTTATGGGCTTTGGCGTTTTGGTTCTTGCGCTGTATCTGGGATATTTTGCTTGGTTCTACGGAGACCCTTTGTATCGAATATCCTCCATCAATGCAGGGCATTACATCTCTGAATACACGTATGCTGATAAAGGAATGACTGCTATCCTTCGTCGAATCACCTACCTACCCATCCTCACTTTTGTCGAAAGAGGCTATTGGCTTTGGTTGGTGATGTCGATTCCGGGAGTACTTTTGGCTTGGAAAAAAGGGCAAAATGAGGGAGTTGTTTTCAGTTTATTAAGTGGCTGTTTACTTCTTGGTTTTTGGCTGATGAGTTCCACCTTAGCATTCTACAATCCCATTTACTTAAACCCTCGACATTTGATTATTCTGATTCCTGGGCTCGCATTTTTGATTGCCCTTGGATGGAATTTTTGGGAAGAAAACCAAAGCTTAAAAAAGCTCCTGTTAATTCTTTTCGCACTAGGAATTGGAATCAGCTTGTTCCAGCAAGATTGGAAAATGGCGGGATTCCAACTGGCAATCGGAACAGTTTTGTTTTGGAATAAAGTCCAAATGAAGCTTCCCATTATTGCAATTTTATTGCTGGTTCCAAGTCTTGCAGCTGTCCGTTACCAAAAGACCATCAAAGATTACAATGGTTTTATGGATAGTTTAGAAAAAAATCTAGAAGACTCTAAAAACCAGACTCCTATACTTACTCATAATTTCATTCATTTCAGTCGTGAAGTATTGGTTTTAGAGGATACGATAAAGCAGAAATTACTCCTTCCCATCGAAAAATTAGATTCCTTAAAATCTCATTTGCCTTCCGAAATCCGAGTGTTTTTATACGATTATTACAAGCATGCCTATCCCAAAGAACAGGAGGATGTGGATCGCTTAGAGCAATTTTTATTGGAAAACTACACCCAAGTAGAAGTCCGACAAGAGGGACTGACTAACACCCGAAGGTTTCAAAAAAGGAATTAA
- a CDS encoding REP-associated tyrosine transposase, giving the protein MSRKYKIHNQEKLYFVTFTIVQWIDLFSRQVYRDIFLDSLKFCQIKKGLDLCAYCIMSSHIHLILGRNGDQKLEDIIRDIKKYTSVKIIQTIKESQEESRRIFLLHHFSKAGNSNPNNSIYQVWQQHNHPIELNTNEKVHRCLNYIHNNPVVAGIVLSPEEYLYSSAKNYARHPETLIDVILID; this is encoded by the coding sequence ATGAGTAGAAAGTATAAAATACACAATCAGGAAAAGCTTTACTTTGTCACTTTTACTATCGTTCAATGGATTGATTTATTTTCAAGACAGGTTTACAGAGACATTTTTTTGGATTCTTTGAAATTCTGTCAAATTAAAAAAGGCCTAGACTTATGTGCCTATTGTATTATGTCTAGCCATATTCATCTCATTTTAGGAAGAAATGGAGATCAAAAACTCGAAGACATAATTCGAGATATTAAAAAATACACCTCCGTTAAAATCATTCAAACCATTAAAGAATCCCAAGAGGAAAGCAGAAGAATTTTTTTACTCCATCATTTTTCCAAAGCAGGTAATTCAAACCCAAACAACTCGATTTATCAGGTTTGGCAACAGCATAATCATCCGATTGAATTAAATACAAATGAAAAAGTCCATCGATGCTTAAATTACATTCATAATAATCCTGTAGTTGCAGGAATTGTTTTATCACCTGAAGAATACCTGTATAGCAGTGCAAAAAACTATGCACGCCATCCTGAAACGCTAATAGATGTGATTTTAATTGATTAA
- a CDS encoding helix-turn-helix transcriptional regulator — protein sequence MAKSGQIEQQKILRVFKLINLLQGTIGKPVHRLAELLETDERTIYRYFKLLEALGFVVVKEFNKYKIQERPDYLPSSSTYSTFSQEENLWLKGLIESQGKGNLLKDAVLQKLQLKSEVKQGVEHLFKANLGRLVDLISQGISQKKRIWLKDYYSLSSDTVSDRLIEPVGFSTDYELIHAFEVESKSMKVFKIERIGEVVLATEDWKFETKHELPEQTLFGFSGKRKFHVKLKLSKKAYQLMQEEFPNALPFMLIKNRNQYFFEGEVPQLPGLARFILGLPGEIKVEEGEELKAYLKEQVSKFNL from the coding sequence ATGGCAAAATCAGGACAAATCGAGCAGCAAAAAATCCTTCGGGTTTTCAAATTGATCAACTTGCTTCAAGGAACAATCGGAAAGCCCGTTCATCGCTTGGCAGAACTTTTAGAAACGGATGAGCGGACTATTTACCGCTATTTCAAACTCTTGGAGGCCTTGGGTTTTGTTGTGGTCAAGGAATTTAATAAGTACAAAATTCAAGAGCGACCGGATTATTTACCTTCCAGTTCGACTTACAGTACTTTTTCCCAGGAAGAAAATCTTTGGTTAAAAGGATTGATCGAAAGCCAAGGAAAGGGGAATTTGCTCAAGGATGCCGTGTTGCAAAAACTTCAATTAAAGTCAGAAGTGAAGCAAGGGGTGGAGCATTTGTTCAAAGCTAATTTGGGTCGTTTGGTCGATTTGATTAGTCAAGGAATTTCTCAGAAAAAGCGCATTTGGCTCAAAGACTATTATTCATTAAGCAGTGATACGGTGAGCGATCGATTAATCGAACCTGTAGGATTTTCAACGGATTATGAATTGATCCATGCCTTTGAGGTGGAAAGCAAATCCATGAAAGTCTTCAAAATAGAACGAATTGGAGAGGTAGTTTTGGCAACTGAGGATTGGAAATTTGAAACAAAGCACGAATTGCCGGAGCAGACACTCTTTGGGTTCTCGGGAAAGCGAAAGTTTCATGTCAAACTCAAGCTCAGCAAAAAAGCCTATCAATTGATGCAGGAAGAATTTCCAAACGCACTGCCCTTTATGCTTATCAAAAATCGGAATCAGTACTTTTTCGAAGGAGAGGTTCCTCAACTCCCGGGATTGGCTCGTTTTATTTTAGGCTTACCAGGTGAAATCAAAGTTGAAGAAGGAGAGGAATTAAAGGCCTATTTGAAAGAACAAGTCAGCAAGTTTAACCTTTAA
- a CDS encoding SMP-30/gluconolactonase/LRE family protein, whose translation MKKTLLTGILFSTLLLGSNYLHAQIDDKKGIVAKGAELTKVQDGFSFTEGPAINRQGDVFFTDQPNDKIYKWNPNSNQITLFKEGAGRSNGLYFQLDGKLIAAADLNNELWEIDPFTGKEKVLVPSFRSKKLNGPNDIWVRPKGGLYFTDPLYPRPYWEGIRGKESEQDGQHVYFLSADRSELFRVAEDLKQPNGIIGTPDGKTLYVADIGDKKTWKYDIQEDGYLTNKTLFCEMGSDGMTLDDRGNVYLTGKGVTVFNSRGEQIAHIPVPENWTANVTFGALDRRTLFITAMGSVYTLKMKARGVW comes from the coding sequence ATGAAGAAAACCCTGCTTACCGGAATTCTATTTTCCACCCTTCTTTTAGGAAGCAATTACCTGCATGCCCAGATTGATGACAAAAAAGGAATTGTAGCCAAAGGAGCTGAATTGACCAAAGTTCAGGATGGCTTTAGTTTTACTGAAGGTCCTGCAATCAACCGCCAAGGTGATGTATTTTTTACCGATCAGCCCAACGATAAAATTTATAAATGGAACCCCAATAGCAATCAAATCACCCTATTCAAAGAAGGAGCCGGTCGATCCAATGGGCTTTATTTTCAATTGGATGGGAAGTTGATTGCTGCGGCAGACTTGAATAATGAGCTATGGGAAATCGATCCTTTTACCGGAAAAGAAAAAGTGTTGGTTCCTTCATTTCGTAGCAAAAAACTAAACGGTCCCAATGATATCTGGGTAAGACCTAAAGGAGGATTGTACTTTACAGACCCACTTTATCCTAGACCTTATTGGGAGGGAATTCGTGGCAAAGAGTCTGAACAAGACGGTCAGCATGTTTATTTTCTTTCCGCTGATCGCTCCGAACTTTTCCGAGTAGCGGAAGACTTAAAACAGCCCAACGGCATCATCGGAACTCCCGATGGAAAAACCCTTTATGTGGCGGACATTGGAGATAAAAAGACCTGGAAATACGATATCCAAGAAGATGGCTACTTAACCAATAAGACCCTTTTCTGTGAAATGGGTTCAGATGGAATGACTCTCGATGATCGAGGAAATGTGTATCTGACCGGAAAGGGAGTCACCGTTTTTAATTCCCGAGGAGAGCAGATTGCCCATATTCCTGTTCCTGAAAATTGGACGGCGAATGTGACCTTTGGGGCGCTAGATCGAAGGACGCTATTTATCACCGCAATGGGTTCGGTCTATACCCTAAAAATGAAAGCCAGAGGAGTTTGGTAA
- a CDS encoding oxygenase MpaB family protein: MNKLQLYTNSEFDPLRLRQDPLADQAVKSLIGNPDWITTINNWEYIPTTLPEEFNVELTEFFTFYLQRLDHAQEKDLKPGQDFFAQKGDLYLAMLGFYSLPYCYAFGDGAEVLVRSQRIVNQIGERLGETGSFVLGLFEPGAFYQLKSTFLLVAKVRLIHAFSRYFIKHYASDWKIEYGQPVNQEDMLGTNLAFSFIVLRGMIKMGKNPSENEQQAVLRYWKWIGELMGIDISYWPESSKEAFELDKLIRRRQLKKSEAGKVLINSLVRFYEQTIPDDLLKSQLNGILSFFLGKEAAEALGLSERIEISGDILGWMFGYLGWKNYGGKKGFSAIRQNLELQHKRQFGRVLGIQLPALTRS, encoded by the coding sequence GTGAACAAATTACAGCTTTACACGAATTCCGAATTTGATCCCTTGAGATTACGTCAGGATCCATTGGCGGATCAAGCGGTCAAAAGTTTAATCGGAAATCCCGATTGGATTACGACCATCAATAATTGGGAGTACATTCCGACTACCTTACCCGAGGAGTTTAATGTTGAGTTGACTGAGTTTTTTACTTTTTATCTCCAAAGATTAGATCATGCACAAGAAAAAGATTTAAAGCCTGGGCAGGATTTTTTTGCTCAAAAAGGGGATTTGTATTTAGCGATGTTGGGCTTTTATTCGCTGCCCTATTGCTATGCATTTGGAGATGGAGCAGAGGTATTGGTTCGATCTCAACGGATTGTGAACCAGATAGGAGAGCGACTTGGAGAAACAGGCTCCTTCGTATTGGGACTATTTGAGCCAGGTGCATTCTATCAATTGAAATCCACGTTTTTGCTAGTGGCCAAAGTGAGACTAATTCATGCCTTTAGTCGCTATTTTATTAAGCACTATGCATCAGATTGGAAGATTGAATATGGTCAGCCAGTTAATCAGGAAGATATGCTTGGAACCAATTTGGCCTTTAGCTTTATCGTTCTCCGTGGAATGATCAAGATGGGTAAAAACCCTTCTGAAAATGAGCAACAGGCTGTTCTTCGCTATTGGAAATGGATCGGGGAGTTGATGGGAATCGACATCAGCTATTGGCCGGAATCGTCCAAAGAAGCCTTTGAACTGGATAAATTGATTCGAAGACGACAGTTGAAGAAATCGGAAGCAGGCAAAGTACTCATCAATTCGTTGGTTCGATTTTATGAGCAAACGATTCCTGATGACCTTTTAAAATCACAACTGAATGGAATCCTGAGCTTCTTTCTTGGGAAAGAGGCCGCAGAAGCCTTGGGATTGTCTGAACGAATTGAAATTTCGGGGGATATTTTGGGTTGGATGTTTGGATACCTAGGTTGGAAAAACTATGGAGGGAAAAAAGGATTCTCTGCTATCCGCCAAAACCTCGAGCTTCAACATAAACGACAGTTTGGACGTGTGCTTGGAATTCAACTTCCAGCACTTACTCGTTCATAA
- a CDS encoding DUF2752 domain-containing protein, which produces MKEIRHWLTRIPLELIFWIASIIAILTINPDAGHHFSLCPLDSLGFDWCPGCGLGRSMNLLARGDFQASWSMHPLAMLAFGVIFHRIWTLIKNLKTTHYYG; this is translated from the coding sequence ATGAAAGAAATTCGCCACTGGTTGACTCGCATTCCCTTGGAATTGATCTTTTGGATCGCAAGCATTATCGCGATTCTGACGATCAATCCAGATGCAGGACATCACTTCAGCCTTTGCCCGCTGGATAGCTTGGGATTTGATTGGTGTCCGGGATGTGGATTGGGTAGGTCGATGAACCTCCTCGCGCGGGGAGATTTTCAGGCCTCATGGTCTATGCATCCCTTGGCCATGCTCGCCTTTGGTGTCATCTTTCATCGAATTTGGACTTTAATCAAAAACCTAAAAACAACACACTATTATGGCTAA
- a CDS encoding TM2 domain-containing protein, which yields MANVLRHLPELEGMELGYIQGLMKNMDEDQASLFAQVYRARRKDAQMILILTLLGFFGFAGLHRFTLGQVGLGILYILTLGLCFIGTIVDLVNYKSLAYEYNVKMAHETLSMLSLHFPNGGSNA from the coding sequence ATGGCTAATGTATTGAGACATCTCCCTGAACTTGAAGGTATGGAATTGGGCTATATCCAGGGATTGATGAAAAATATGGATGAAGATCAAGCTTCTTTGTTTGCACAAGTATATCGTGCGAGACGAAAAGATGCCCAAATGATTTTGATCTTGACTTTGCTAGGTTTCTTTGGATTTGCAGGTTTGCATAGATTCACCTTGGGTCAAGTGGGACTAGGGATCCTTTATATATTAACCTTAGGTCTTTGCTTTATTGGTACCATTGTAGACTTGGTAAACTATAAAAGTTTGGCGTATGAGTACAATGTGAAAATGGCACATGAGACACTTTCCATGCTTTCGCTTCATTTTCCAAACGGTGGATCTAACGCCTAA